Below is a window of Myroides profundi DNA.
TAAAAATATAATACATAGAAGTATAAAAAAAGTCCAGCTAATGCTGGACTTTTTTGTATATTAAGTTTACTATCTACTAATAGTAAGTGTAACGTCTAACTTGAGCGATGTACTTAGCTAAGCGGATAACTTGGTGGCTATAACCATACTCGTTATCATACCATACGTACATAACTACGTTTTTACCATCTGCAGAAACGATAGTAGCTTTACTATCAAAGATAGATGGAGCAGATGTTCCTACGATATCAGATGATACTAATTCGTTATTGATAGAATATTTAATTTGCTCTACTAAGTCTCCGTTAAGAGCAGCTTTGCGCATTACTTCATTTAAATCTTCTACAGAAGTTTCTTTTCCAACTTCTAAGTTTAATACTACAAGTGATCCATTAGGTACTGGTACACGGATAGCGTTAGAAGTAAGTTTACCAGCTAATGATGGTAACGCTTTAGCTACAGCACTTCCTGCACCTGTCTCAGTGATAACCATGTTTAATGCAGCAGCTCTACCACGACGGTATTTCTTGTGCATATTATCTACTAAGTTTTGGTCATTTGTATATGCGTGGATAGTCTCTAAGTGTCCTTTTACTACACCGAAGTTATCTTCCATTACTTTTAAGATAGGAGTAATAGCATTTGTAGTACAAGAAGCAGCAGACCAGATATCTACTTGGTTTGGATCATACTCAGTGTGGTTAACACCGTGAACGATGTTTGGTACACCTTTTCCAGGAGCTGTCAATAATACTTTAGCAGCACCTTTAGAAGTTAAGTGACGTTTTAAATCTTCATCAGTTTTAAAAGCACCTGTGTTATCGATGATTAAAGCATTCTCAATGTCGTATTGAGTATAGTCGATTTCTTCTGGAGCATTAGCAGAAATCATGTGTACTGTAGTACCGTTGATGATTAAAGCATTGTTTTCAGGATCAGCAATTACTGAGCCTTCGAAGTCTCCATGTACTGAGTCATATTTAAGTAAAGAAGCACGTTTTTCTAAAAGAACTGCATCGTTTTTATCACGAGTTACAATTGCTCTTAAACGCATTTGTTGTCCTTTACCGATTTTATTCATTAACTCTCTAGCTAATAAACGTCCGATACGTCCGAATCCGTAAAGTACTACGTCTTTAGGTACTAATTCTTCTGTTTCTTTAGCGTCTTTTAATTTAGAAATAACAAAGTCTAAAGCATTGCTGTGCTTGTTGTCTTCTAAGTGATATTCATAAGTTAAACGACCGATATCGATTCTAGAAGGTGGTAAGTCAGCTCGTTGAATCGCTTCAGCTATTTCTAC
It encodes the following:
- a CDS encoding glyceraldehyde-3-phosphate dehydrogenase, with protein sequence MKNTSLYEKELAFQADRRKACVEFIKIISDLWYDKSIELLMFRNQLIDRSVSDIINLHEYAAKFVGKPINIFDSVEIAEAIQRADLPPSRIDIGRLTYEYHLEDNKHSNALDFVISKLKDAKETEELVPKDVVLYGFGRIGRLLARELMNKIGKGQQMRLRAIVTRDKNDAVLLEKRASLLKYDSVHGDFEGSVIADPENNALIINGTTVHMISANAPEEIDYTQYDIENALIIDNTGAFKTDEDLKRHLTSKGAAKVLLTAPGKGVPNIVHGVNHTEYDPNQVDIWSAASCTTNAITPILKVMEDNFGVVKGHLETIHAYTNDQNLVDNMHKKYRRGRAAALNMVITETGAGSAVAKALPSLAGKLTSNAIRVPVPNGSLVVLNLEVGKETSVEDLNEVMRKAALNGDLVEQIKYSINNELVSSDIVGTSAPSIFDSKATIVSADGKNVVMYVWYDNEYGYSHQVIRLAKYIAQVRRYTYY